A window of Marinobacter salarius contains these coding sequences:
- a CDS encoding ABC transporter ATP-binding protein: MAAALRLKLKNIVKEYPGCRANDGIDLTVEAGEIHALLGENGAGKSTLMKVIYGVVQPDEGRMLWNGHEVRVTSPAQARSMGIGMVFQHFSLFETLTVAENIALSLPPFEARDRKRLDERIREVSERYGMALDPRRYVSTLSVGERQRVEIVRCLIQESTLLILDEPTSVLTPHEVSSLFATLRQLASEGCSILFISHKLEEVRNLCHNATVLRQGRVSGDCRPAEVSANDIARLMVGNDTPISTQVTAAEPGEVLLNVRALKWKSNDPFGTSLKSVALELRKGEIVGIAGVAGNGQDELLKALSGEILVDAGSISLDGRGIENLAPNQRRNLGVAIVPEERLGRGAVPNMTLADNALLTASGQGLVNRGLIRFGRVREFSREVIRRFGVRCNDESSTAGSLSGGNLQKYIIGREALQNPRLLVASHPTWGVDVGSAVAIHEALVQLRDAGAAIVLISEDLDELYQLCNRLGALCNGRLSPLASTSELSIEQLGQWMAGEFESAEVNHVAA, translated from the coding sequence ATGGCTGCGGCGTTGCGCCTTAAGCTGAAAAACATCGTCAAGGAATACCCGGGTTGCCGGGCCAACGATGGAATTGACCTCACGGTGGAAGCCGGTGAGATTCATGCGCTTTTGGGTGAAAATGGCGCCGGTAAGAGCACCTTGATGAAGGTGATCTATGGCGTTGTTCAGCCGGATGAAGGCCGGATGCTCTGGAATGGTCATGAAGTCAGGGTGACTAGCCCGGCTCAGGCCCGGAGTATGGGCATTGGCATGGTGTTCCAGCATTTCTCCCTGTTCGAAACCCTGACAGTCGCCGAGAACATCGCCCTCAGCTTGCCTCCTTTTGAAGCCCGGGACCGGAAGCGGCTCGACGAACGCATCCGTGAAGTGTCGGAGCGCTACGGTATGGCGCTGGATCCCCGTCGCTATGTCAGTACCTTGTCAGTCGGGGAGCGTCAGCGGGTGGAGATTGTCCGTTGTTTGATTCAGGAAAGCACCTTGCTGATTCTGGACGAACCGACATCGGTGCTGACGCCCCACGAAGTCTCTTCACTGTTTGCCACGCTGAGGCAGCTCGCGAGCGAAGGCTGCAGCATTTTGTTCATCAGTCACAAGCTGGAAGAGGTTCGCAACCTTTGTCACAACGCAACGGTTTTGCGCCAGGGGCGCGTGAGTGGCGACTGCAGGCCGGCGGAGGTGTCGGCGAACGACATAGCGCGACTGATGGTCGGTAACGATACGCCGATTTCAACTCAGGTGACCGCAGCGGAGCCCGGGGAGGTTCTGCTCAATGTCCGGGCCCTGAAATGGAAGAGTAACGATCCGTTTGGCACCAGCCTCAAGAGCGTCGCCCTGGAGTTGCGCAAGGGTGAGATTGTGGGCATCGCAGGGGTAGCGGGCAACGGCCAGGATGAGCTGCTGAAAGCCCTGTCTGGAGAGATTCTGGTGGATGCTGGCAGCATCAGTCTGGACGGCCGGGGAATTGAAAATCTGGCGCCGAATCAACGTCGGAATCTTGGTGTTGCGATTGTTCCCGAAGAACGCCTGGGAAGGGGGGCGGTTCCAAATATGACCCTGGCAGATAACGCACTGCTGACAGCCTCCGGTCAGGGGCTGGTGAACCGGGGGCTGATTCGTTTTGGTCGGGTCCGCGAATTTTCCCGGGAGGTGATCCGTCGTTTCGGCGTCCGGTGTAACGACGAAAGCAGCACCGCCGGCAGCCTCTCGGGAGGCAATCTCCAAAAGTACATTATTGGCCGCGAAGCGTTACAGAACCCCCGTCTGTTGGTGGCGTCGCACCCTACCTGGGGCGTTGATGTCGGCTCTGCGGTGGCTATCCATGAAGCTCTGGTCCAATTGCGGGATGCCGGGGCTGCTATTGTTCTGATTTCGGAGGACCTCGATGAGCTCTACCAACTCTGCAATCGGCTGGGTGCGCTGTGTAACGGGCGGCTTTCACCCCTCGCGTCTACCTCTGAACTGAGCATCGAACAGCTTGGCCAATGGATGGCGGGAGAGTTCGAGTCTGCGGAGGTGAACCATGTTGCTGCTTGA
- the xdhA gene encoding xanthine dehydrogenase small subunit — translation MIEFLLNGQIEKVDQFDPNLSILEWLRTKMRLTGTKEGCASGDCGACTIITGTADQDGNTHYDAINSCITLLGSLHGKELITVEAFQQKPRHPVQQGMMEKHGAQCGFCTPGIVMSLTALHANRKNSTVSRHQILEALSGNLCRCTGYRPIIKAGQDAMVKEWTPDTEHPAAGMAPGSSESALSRIHQNNITIEAAGGSRYDAPVCLDDLRSLRRAYPDSRLVAGSTDLALEITQQLSSLDHLVSVERVPEMKGCALEGDELVIGAATTYQAFRETLCELWPAFDAMLERLGSLQIRNRGTLGGNIANASPIGDMPPPLIALNTILVLDGPDGQRSMPIEDFFLGYKETALKSGEFLHSVRIPAPKTNETLHIYKISKRLDDDISAVLGAFRLTITDGVISDCRLAFGGMAATPARALQTENALKGQLWNENNVAAAINVLGSDFSPLSDVRASASYRLQVAGNLLRRAWLSSDSLPREQLTVTDYA, via the coding sequence ATGATCGAATTTCTTCTGAACGGCCAAATTGAAAAAGTTGACCAGTTCGACCCAAATTTGAGCATCCTGGAATGGTTGCGCACCAAAATGCGCCTTACCGGTACCAAAGAAGGCTGCGCCTCCGGAGACTGTGGTGCCTGCACGATCATTACAGGAACAGCTGACCAAGATGGCAACACTCATTACGACGCAATCAACAGTTGCATCACCTTGCTGGGAAGCCTTCATGGCAAGGAACTGATTACCGTCGAAGCCTTCCAGCAGAAACCACGTCATCCGGTCCAGCAGGGCATGATGGAGAAGCACGGTGCCCAATGCGGTTTTTGCACGCCCGGCATCGTGATGTCGCTGACGGCCCTGCATGCCAACCGCAAGAACAGCACGGTCAGCCGTCATCAGATTCTTGAGGCCCTGTCTGGCAATCTCTGTCGCTGTACCGGCTATCGTCCGATCATTAAGGCAGGACAGGATGCCATGGTTAAAGAATGGACACCGGATACTGAGCACCCGGCCGCTGGCATGGCCCCCGGGTCGTCGGAATCTGCTCTGAGCCGGATTCACCAGAACAACATCACCATCGAAGCAGCCGGAGGTTCACGGTATGACGCGCCGGTCTGCCTTGATGACCTTCGCTCATTGCGCCGCGCCTATCCCGATTCCAGACTGGTCGCCGGCAGTACGGATCTGGCACTGGAGATCACTCAACAGCTGAGTTCCCTGGATCATCTGGTCAGTGTGGAACGCGTACCGGAAATGAAAGGCTGCGCCCTAGAGGGCGACGAGTTGGTGATAGGTGCTGCCACTACCTATCAGGCATTCAGGGAAACACTGTGCGAACTTTGGCCGGCGTTCGACGCCATGCTCGAGCGACTCGGCTCACTACAGATCCGCAACCGGGGCACTTTGGGCGGCAACATTGCTAACGCTTCGCCCATCGGCGATATGCCGCCACCGCTGATCGCACTCAATACCATTTTGGTGCTAGACGGCCCGGACGGGCAGCGCTCGATGCCTATCGAAGACTTTTTCCTGGGCTATAAAGAAACGGCCCTGAAATCGGGCGAATTCCTCCACTCTGTGCGGATCCCGGCACCGAAAACCAACGAAACTTTGCACATCTACAAAATCTCGAAGCGATTGGACGACGACATCTCCGCCGTTCTGGGCGCTTTTCGACTGACCATAACCGATGGTGTGATCAGTGACTGTCGCCTTGCCTTCGGCGGCATGGCCGCCACGCCCGCCCGGGCACTGCAAACGGAGAACGCGCTCAAGGGGCAGCTCTGGAACGAAAACAACGTGGCCGCTGCGATTAACGTCCTTGGCAGCGACTTTTCACCCCTGAGTGATGTCCGGGCCTCGGCCTCTTATCGGCTTCAGGTTGCCGGCAACCTTCTGCGCCGCGCCTGGCTGTCTTCGGATTCACTCCCACGCGAGCAACTGACGGTGACCGACTATGCGTAA
- the xdhB gene encoding xanthine dehydrogenase molybdopterin binding subunit produces the protein MRKLPLNTPTPAHTAQGLAGQSAKHDSAWKHVSGQARYIDDLPMPEGILHAAVGHSQQAHARIMSMDLEAVRRYPGVIAVVTAKDVPGHLDIGPVFPGDPVLADEIVEFIGQPLFAVAATSHEAARKAAKLANVQYEPLDAVITVNQALDKELFVRPSQTQLRGNPDHALSQASHRLIGEQVVGGQEHFYLEGQACLAEPTEDRGMFVHTSSQHPSEVQKLVAEVLGLPIHEVQTEVRRMGGGFGGKETQAAPVACIAALLANATSRPVKYRLSRPDDMIQTGKRHDFFNTYDIGFDDDGLIQAADIMVAGRCGYSPDLSDAIVDRAMFHADNAYYLNQARVTGHRCKTHTVSNTAFRGFGGPQGMMIIEQAMDDMARHLGRDPLDIRKLNLYRPGRDITHYDQTIEQHVLPKLMETLETSSDYRQRRSEITKFNQSSTVLRRGLALTPVKFGISFTAKHLNQAGALVHIYTDGSIHVNHGGTEMGQGLYIKVAQVVASAFQVDLERVKVSATRTDKVPNTSPTAASSGSDLNGMAALDACEKILAGLTDFAVQNWSVSPEAIHFSDNQVQIGDLQMPWESFVQAAYMNRVPLSSSGFYATPKIHYDPESGKGHPFLYYSNGAACSEVVIDTLTGEYRVLRTDILFDAGRSLNPDIDIGQIEGGFVQGMGWLTTEELVYRDDGKLLTTGPATYKIPAVSDCPPDLRVALLADSPNREATIFHSKAVGEPPLMLGIAVWSALRDAVSSLTDYRFSPPLDTPATPERVLGAVTASQAWLGKQQEAS, from the coding sequence ATGCGTAAACTGCCCCTGAACACACCCACACCGGCCCACACTGCCCAAGGGCTGGCCGGACAAAGCGCCAAACACGACAGCGCCTGGAAACACGTCAGTGGTCAGGCCCGATACATTGACGACTTACCCATGCCGGAAGGCATCCTGCACGCCGCGGTCGGTCACAGCCAACAGGCCCACGCCCGAATAATGTCCATGGATCTGGAGGCCGTCCGCCGATACCCCGGTGTCATCGCCGTAGTCACTGCCAAGGATGTGCCTGGCCATCTCGACATCGGCCCGGTGTTCCCCGGTGACCCGGTACTGGCGGATGAGATCGTGGAGTTTATCGGGCAGCCCCTGTTCGCCGTCGCCGCAACCTCCCACGAAGCTGCACGCAAGGCAGCGAAGCTGGCGAATGTTCAATACGAGCCCCTGGATGCGGTCATTACCGTAAACCAGGCACTGGACAAAGAATTGTTTGTTCGCCCCAGCCAGACCCAGTTGCGAGGTAACCCTGATCATGCTCTCTCCCAGGCATCTCATCGCCTGATCGGCGAACAGGTCGTCGGTGGACAGGAGCATTTCTACCTGGAAGGACAGGCTTGTCTAGCCGAACCCACCGAAGACAGGGGTATGTTTGTTCACACCTCCAGCCAGCATCCCTCCGAAGTACAGAAGCTGGTCGCTGAGGTATTAGGGCTGCCCATTCACGAGGTCCAGACTGAGGTTCGAAGAATGGGCGGCGGCTTCGGCGGGAAAGAGACCCAGGCGGCCCCAGTCGCCTGCATTGCAGCCCTACTAGCCAATGCGACGAGCCGACCGGTGAAGTACCGTTTGTCACGCCCCGACGATATGATCCAGACCGGTAAGCGGCATGACTTCTTCAATACCTATGACATCGGCTTTGACGATGACGGCCTGATTCAGGCGGCCGACATTATGGTCGCAGGCCGTTGCGGTTACTCCCCCGACCTGTCCGATGCCATCGTCGATCGTGCCATGTTTCATGCCGATAATGCCTACTATCTGAACCAGGCCCGGGTTACCGGCCACCGCTGCAAGACCCACACCGTTTCGAACACGGCATTCCGGGGCTTTGGCGGACCTCAGGGCATGATGATCATAGAACAGGCCATGGATGATATGGCCCGCCACCTTGGCCGCGACCCGCTGGATATCCGCAAGCTCAACCTGTACCGGCCCGGACGCGACATCACCCATTATGACCAGACCATTGAACAGCACGTACTTCCGAAGCTGATGGAGACGCTGGAAACCAGCTCTGACTATCGTCAACGGCGTTCGGAAATCACCAAATTCAACCAGTCCAGCACGGTACTCAGGCGGGGGCTGGCGCTGACGCCTGTAAAGTTTGGCATCTCCTTCACCGCCAAACACCTGAACCAGGCGGGCGCACTGGTTCACATCTATACCGATGGCAGCATTCATGTAAATCACGGCGGTACCGAGATGGGCCAGGGGCTCTATATCAAGGTGGCGCAGGTGGTTGCGTCCGCTTTCCAGGTCGATCTTGAGCGCGTCAAAGTGTCCGCCACGCGCACCGACAAGGTGCCCAACACCTCGCCAACCGCCGCCTCTTCCGGCTCCGACTTGAACGGCATGGCAGCACTGGACGCCTGTGAAAAGATTCTCGCGGGGCTGACAGACTTTGCAGTACAGAACTGGTCGGTCTCACCAGAAGCCATCCATTTCTCGGATAACCAGGTGCAGATCGGCGACCTGCAGATGCCATGGGAAAGCTTTGTTCAGGCCGCCTATATGAACCGGGTACCACTGTCTTCCTCAGGTTTCTACGCCACTCCCAAGATCCACTACGACCCGGAAAGCGGAAAGGGGCACCCGTTTCTGTATTACTCGAACGGCGCCGCCTGCTCTGAAGTAGTGATCGACACCCTGACCGGGGAATATCGGGTCCTTCGTACCGACATCCTGTTTGATGCCGGTCGCTCCCTGAATCCCGATATCGATATTGGCCAGATCGAAGGCGGGTTCGTCCAAGGTATGGGCTGGCTGACCACGGAAGAACTGGTGTACAGGGATGACGGCAAACTGCTAACAACCGGCCCTGCCACCTACAAGATTCCGGCAGTCTCGGACTGTCCGCCCGACCTGAGGGTTGCTCTGCTGGCCGACAGCCCGAACCGCGAAGCCACGATATTTCACTCCAAAGCGGTCGGGGAACCGCCATTGATGCTCGGCATCGCCGTCTGGAGCGCCCTGCGGGACGCAGTCTCGAGCCTCACCGACTATCGCTTCAGCCCACCGCTGGACACGCCCGCCACACCAGAACGGGTGCTGGGTGCCGTCACCGCTAGCCAGGCCTGGCTTGGCAAGCAGCAGGAGGCATCCTGA
- the xdhC gene encoding xanthine dehydrogenase accessory protein XdhC: MERRKLWYQAVADCEARGEPYALVSVLGVAGSVPREPASKMVVTGEHSYDTIGGGHLEYQICQQARDRLARQDYTSDLAHFPLGASLGQCCGGSVSVLLEAHPGSEQELILFGAGHVAKALVTILAQLPWRITWVDERLELFPSDVPANVHIHHTDDPVGDAPNLCSGKHALILTHNHQLDFDLCRALLTAGGCSSLGLIGSETKADRFRKRLDHRGFSADAIDSIRCPVGHPDVPGKRPMEVAVSISAELLALTTPHRTTSARRGLPWRQLRGLIQNTDTKETTE, from the coding sequence ATGGAACGTCGAAAGCTCTGGTACCAGGCCGTAGCCGACTGCGAAGCACGCGGTGAGCCCTATGCCCTGGTCTCTGTTCTCGGCGTAGCCGGGTCGGTCCCCCGGGAGCCGGCCAGCAAGATGGTGGTCACTGGTGAACACAGTTACGACACCATCGGTGGCGGGCACCTGGAGTACCAGATTTGCCAACAAGCCCGGGACAGGCTGGCTCGTCAGGACTATACCAGCGACCTCGCACACTTCCCGCTGGGCGCCAGTCTTGGTCAGTGCTGCGGCGGCAGCGTGTCGGTACTACTGGAAGCACACCCGGGGAGTGAGCAGGAACTGATACTGTTCGGGGCCGGCCATGTCGCCAAAGCGCTGGTCACTATCCTCGCTCAGCTGCCCTGGCGAATCACCTGGGTGGACGAACGTCTTGAGCTGTTTCCATCTGATGTACCCGCCAATGTCCATATCCACCACACGGATGACCCCGTCGGTGATGCACCCAACCTGTGCTCGGGTAAACACGCTCTGATCTTGACCCACAATCACCAACTGGATTTCGATCTCTGCCGCGCCCTGTTAACCGCCGGCGGTTGCTCAAGCCTGGGCCTGATCGGGTCAGAAACCAAGGCAGATCGATTCCGCAAGCGGCTGGACCACCGGGGTTTCAGTGCCGATGCCATCGACTCCATCCGCTGCCCCGTTGGCCATCCTGATGTCCCCGGTAAACGGCCAATGGAAGTGGCCGTCTCGATCAGCGCCGAACTGCTGGCTCTGACCACCCCCCACCGGACAACTTCCGCCCGACGAGGGTTGCCCTGGCGGCAACTGCGGGGGCTGATCCAGAACACCGATACGAAAGAGACAACCGAATGA
- the uraH gene encoding hydroxyisourate hydrolase, with amino-acid sequence MSAKSSVTTHILDLGSGQPAAGVAVSLYRVQGQGHTAIASGTTDADGRVMDWFDTALEAGHYQLRFATGDWYHSLGMDAFFPEVCLEFRVNDPEAHYHVPLLLNQWGYSTYRGS; translated from the coding sequence ATGAGCGCAAAAAGCTCCGTTACGACTCACATTCTCGATCTCGGCAGTGGCCAGCCTGCCGCCGGTGTGGCGGTCAGCCTGTATCGGGTTCAGGGCCAGGGTCATACCGCCATTGCCAGTGGCACAACCGATGCCGATGGCCGCGTAATGGACTGGTTCGATACCGCTCTTGAAGCCGGCCACTACCAGCTCCGTTTTGCGACCGGCGACTGGTACCACAGCCTCGGGATGGACGCCTTCTTCCCCGAGGTCTGCCTGGAGTTCCGGGTCAACGATCCGGAGGCCCACTACCACGTTCCCCTGCTGTTGAATCAGTGGGGCTACTCAACGTATAGGGGGAGCTGA
- the guaD gene encoding guanine deaminase: MTDPYLPLGCKAHRGTVLHFLEDPGNEPEPAAGSVAFFEDGLLIEHHGKVLVAGDASAWLHQLPEGTEVTHWKDQLILPGFIDTHAHMPQLGVMASYGAQLLDWLETYTFPHEARFSDMDWARTEANRFTDLLLRYGTTSGLVFCTSHPESVHALFEAGEQQGMALTAGKAMMDRHAPENLKDTAQSSYDDSLSLLETWHKRGRQRYAITPRFAATSTPEQLSLAGKLAAEHPDVMVQTHWAENTGEIQWIRELFPERSSYLDVYDHYGLLGDHTVLAHGIHIDDVDRKRLSETGTRIAFCPTSNTFLGSGLLDFREAREAGVSVGLASDVGGGTSLSMLTTMAEAYKVCRLRGQTLTPWQAFYLATLGNARVLHQDQQTGSFQSGRFADFVVLDPSGTPQLAMKQEFTHTLFETLFNLMILGDDRAITASIVAGELRHQAAGTDAATTYFTQGA, encoded by the coding sequence ATGACAGATCCATATCTTCCACTGGGCTGCAAGGCTCACCGGGGCACAGTGCTCCATTTCCTGGAAGACCCGGGCAATGAACCGGAGCCCGCGGCGGGCAGCGTGGCCTTCTTCGAGGACGGCCTGCTGATTGAGCACCATGGCAAAGTGCTGGTAGCCGGTGACGCCAGTGCATGGTTGCACCAATTGCCCGAAGGCACTGAGGTGACCCACTGGAAAGACCAGCTGATCCTGCCGGGTTTTATCGACACCCACGCACACATGCCCCAACTGGGGGTTATGGCCAGTTACGGTGCCCAGTTGCTGGACTGGCTGGAAACCTACACATTTCCTCATGAGGCCCGATTCAGCGACATGGACTGGGCCCGGACTGAAGCGAACCGGTTTACCGATCTGCTGCTACGCTACGGCACCACCTCGGGCTTGGTATTCTGCACCTCCCATCCTGAGTCGGTGCATGCCCTGTTCGAGGCTGGCGAGCAACAGGGAATGGCCCTTACCGCGGGCAAGGCCATGATGGACCGCCATGCCCCCGAAAACCTGAAGGACACGGCCCAGAGCAGCTACGACGACAGCCTCTCGCTGCTGGAAACCTGGCACAAACGCGGACGCCAACGCTACGCGATTACACCCCGGTTTGCCGCTACTTCGACGCCGGAGCAGCTTTCGCTCGCCGGCAAGCTCGCCGCAGAGCATCCGGATGTCATGGTGCAGACACACTGGGCGGAGAATACCGGCGAAATCCAGTGGATCCGTGAACTGTTCCCGGAGCGCTCCAGCTATCTGGATGTGTACGATCACTATGGCCTGCTGGGCGATCACACCGTTCTGGCGCACGGGATTCACATTGATGATGTAGACCGCAAACGACTGTCTGAGACGGGCACCCGCATCGCTTTCTGCCCCACCTCAAATACCTTTCTGGGCAGCGGACTCCTCGACTTCCGGGAAGCCCGCGAAGCTGGGGTTTCGGTCGGGCTGGCCTCTGATGTTGGCGGAGGTACCAGTCTGTCGATGCTGACCACCATGGCCGAGGCCTACAAGGTTTGTCGGCTACGCGGCCAAACCCTGACGCCCTGGCAGGCGTTCTATCTCGCCACACTCGGCAATGCCCGGGTCCTGCATCAGGACCAGCAGACCGGCAGTTTTCAATCCGGGCGCTTTGCTGACTTCGTGGTCCTAGATCCGAGCGGAACACCGCAGTTGGCCATGAAGCAGGAATTCACACACACGCTCTTCGAAACTCTCTTCAATCTGATGATTCTGGGCGACGACCGAGCCATCACCGCCTCTATCGTGGCCGGTGAACTACGCCACCAGGCAGCAGGAACTGACGCTGCCACCACCTACTTCACGCAAGGAGCCTGA
- a CDS encoding urate hydroxylase PuuD — protein sequence MEAYLSEWLSLLVRWFHVIAGVAWIGASFYFIWLDNHLREPPEWKKNEGIKGDLWAIHGGGFYEIAKYRLGPKEMPRELHWFKWEAYSTLLSGLALLFVVYYMGSPGYLIDPAKADLSTGAAIAIGLGSIAVVLAIYETLIRSPLADKGKAFALILFGILVLVDWGLFQVFSGRGAFIHVGAVIGTIMVANVFLGIIPSQRALVDSVRAGEEANEKVARLAMLAKLRSTHNNYLTLPIIFIMISNHYPLLYGNPHGWAILAAIGFITAFARHYFNLRHRDINQPWILAVAAVLTAALIWLVAPAPATTLDTADHPEVSNEVAIALINTHCVACHASSPGHPAFQAPPAGIKLENLSLLAMHADKVRQAAVDSHYMPLGNLTGMTNEERQLLGQWLQHNKP from the coding sequence ATGGAAGCCTACCTCAGCGAATGGTTGTCCCTTCTGGTCCGCTGGTTTCACGTTATCGCAGGCGTTGCCTGGATCGGCGCATCGTTCTACTTCATCTGGCTGGACAATCACCTGCGGGAACCACCGGAATGGAAGAAAAACGAGGGCATCAAGGGCGACCTGTGGGCCATTCACGGCGGTGGTTTTTACGAGATCGCCAAGTACAGACTGGGGCCGAAGGAAATGCCCCGGGAACTGCACTGGTTCAAATGGGAAGCCTATTCAACCCTGCTTAGCGGTCTGGCCCTGCTGTTTGTTGTTTACTACATGGGCTCACCGGGCTATCTGATCGACCCGGCCAAGGCCGATCTCAGCACCGGTGCCGCCATCGCAATCGGCCTGGGCAGCATTGCCGTGGTTCTTGCCATTTACGAAACCCTGATTCGAAGCCCTCTTGCCGACAAAGGCAAGGCGTTTGCGCTAATTCTGTTCGGCATTCTGGTTCTCGTCGACTGGGGGCTGTTTCAGGTGTTCTCAGGCCGGGGCGCGTTTATCCACGTCGGGGCGGTGATCGGAACCATCATGGTGGCCAACGTCTTTCTCGGCATTATTCCCTCACAGCGGGCGCTGGTCGACTCGGTCCGGGCGGGGGAAGAAGCCAACGAAAAGGTCGCTCGCCTGGCCATGCTCGCCAAGCTGCGCTCGACCCACAACAACTACCTGACGTTGCCGATCATCTTCATCATGATCAGCAACCACTACCCGCTGCTGTATGGAAACCCTCACGGCTGGGCAATCCTGGCGGCCATCGGGTTCATCACGGCCTTCGCCCGGCACTACTTCAACCTCCGGCACAGGGACATCAACCAGCCCTGGATATTGGCGGTCGCCGCAGTGCTCACCGCTGCCTTGATCTGGCTTGTGGCCCCGGCCCCGGCAACCACGCTGGATACGGCCGACCACCCGGAGGTCAGTAATGAGGTCGCAATCGCTCTCATCAACACCCACTGTGTGGCCTGTCATGCCAGCAGCCCCGGCCATCCGGCCTTTCAGGCACCGCCAGCGGGCATCAAACTGGAGAACCTGTCGCTTCTTGCCATGCACGCCGACAAGGTACGCCAGGCGGCGGTAGATTCTCACTACATGCCACTGGGCAACCTGACCGGCATGACGAACGAGGAACGCCAGCTACTGGGGCAATGGCTACAGCACAACAAACCCTGA
- a CDS encoding isopenicillin N synthase family dioxygenase — MTHTAEKYALKELDLETTFGGMGREVEGDIPVIDLSDFDRRREEITDQLWQAATDVGFFQLSNHGLELDLIKQAFALSECFFALPESSKQQYPLKKGLNSGWEFKSQVRPSTGTADEKESFQITLPHMDDLWPNQTVVPEFSRVMLDFENRAWQLGMTVLSCFADRLGFERDFFGRAHDRSLEDYQSTLRLLHYLPLADDARLDESIWRAGAHTDFDCLTMVFQQEGQGGLQVSPGKDAEGKGDDREWFTVAPKEDRITCNIGDMLMRWSDDRLKSTLHRVRMPKEGEYKGPRYSMAFFCQANKEQVIQGPGKKYPPISARDYLLQRIQANFDAAEKAAEARK; from the coding sequence ATGACTCACACTGCAGAAAAATACGCGCTGAAAGAACTGGACCTGGAAACGACCTTTGGTGGTATGGGTCGGGAGGTCGAAGGGGACATACCCGTTATCGATCTGTCCGACTTTGATCGCCGTAGAGAAGAGATCACTGATCAGCTTTGGCAAGCTGCCACTGACGTGGGCTTTTTTCAACTGTCCAATCACGGGCTTGAACTCGACCTGATCAAGCAGGCTTTTGCATTGTCCGAGTGCTTTTTTGCGTTGCCGGAAAGCAGCAAACAACAGTATCCGCTGAAAAAAGGACTGAATTCCGGTTGGGAGTTCAAGTCACAGGTACGGCCGTCCACCGGAACGGCGGATGAGAAAGAGTCGTTCCAGATTACGCTCCCACACATGGATGATCTCTGGCCGAACCAGACGGTGGTCCCGGAATTCAGCCGGGTGATGCTGGATTTCGAGAACCGCGCCTGGCAGCTGGGTATGACGGTTCTGTCGTGCTTTGCCGATCGTCTCGGGTTTGAGAGGGACTTCTTTGGCCGGGCCCATGATCGCAGTTTGGAGGATTATCAGAGCACGCTCCGGTTGCTGCACTATTTGCCCCTGGCCGACGATGCCCGCCTGGATGAATCCATCTGGCGCGCCGGGGCCCATACCGATTTTGATTGCCTGACCATGGTGTTCCAGCAGGAAGGCCAGGGTGGCCTGCAGGTCAGCCCGGGCAAAGACGCCGAGGGCAAAGGTGATGACCGGGAGTGGTTCACTGTGGCGCCGAAAGAGGACCGGATTACCTGCAATATCGGCGACATGCTGATGCGCTGGAGCGATGACCGTCTGAAGTCGACCCTGCATCGGGTCAGGATGCCGAAAGAGGGCGAATACAAGGGGCCCCGATACAGCATGGCGTTCTTCTGTCAGGCGAACAAAGAGCAGGTTATTCAGGGGCCGGGAAAGAAATACCCGCCGATCTCTGCACGGGACTACCTGTTGCAGCGAATCCAGGCCAACTTTGATGCCGCAGAGAAGGCGGCCGAAGCCCGGAAGTAA